Proteins co-encoded in one Conger conger chromosome 4, fConCon1.1, whole genome shotgun sequence genomic window:
- the LOC133127089 gene encoding tetratricopeptide repeat protein 39C-like isoform X1, which yields MAGPEQTQQEVEARAERIDDAELALQGINMLLNNGFKESDELFRKYRNYSPLMSFGASFVSFLNAMMTFEEEKMQTACEDLRATEKLCESDNAGVIETIKNKIKKNVDSSRSGVTVVDRLQRQIIVADCQVYLAVLSFIKQELSAYIKGGWILRKAWKMYNKCHSDIVVLQEARQRRASQDASLPPSHANAPPQGEVTADALGRLKGSVSFGYGLFHLCISMVPPHLLKIINLLGFPGDRHEGLSSLTYASESKDMKAPLATLALLWYHTVVLPFFALDGSDMQGGLLEAKSILRRKEAEYPHSSLFMFFKGRIQRLECQINSALTSFHDALELATDQREIQHVCLYEIGWCSMIEMNFKDAYKSFERLKNESRWSQCYYAYLTGVCQGATGDLDGATAVFKDVQKLFKRKNNQIEQFSLKKAERLRKAPPSVELCTLASIEVLYLWKALPNCSTSKLQLMSQVLLDVEDPSHTGLRNLLLGAIHKCLGNTKDSIQSFQLAARDEAGRQSNSYIQPYSCYELGCILLDNPETVGKGRAVLLQAKSLDSTSGNPVCLEISAWERPLQLPISDLKVTVIRNSSTENPGIQKWHLPASRFKQAGNRAQTNLWWWLSQLRQKALVGSVATGRAGIGYFLATRVNNIQGKEREHLVEEVQDSRMTPTSLASVSESLHAARAASLSSVLILLDLSAAFDTGSLHPPVLPVSNGDLQHSPELDQAYLSDRSFQVGWAGTVLTPRPCFFSLYTPSLRCYHYSWSILPLLR from the exons AATGCCATGATGACCTTTGAGGAGGAGAAGATGCAGACAGCCTGCGAGGACCTGCGGGCCACGGAGAAGCTTTGTGAGAGCGACAACGCCGGAGTCATTGAGACCATcaagaacaaaattaaaaagaat GTGGACTCCTCGAGGTCGGGCGTGACGGTTGTGGATCGGCTGCAGAGGCAGATCATAGTAGCAGACTGTCAGGTGTACCTGGCCGTGCTCTCCTTCATCAAGCAGGAGCTCTCAG CATACATCAAGGGTGGCTGGATCCTGCGCAAGGCGTGGAAGATGTACAACAAGTGCCACAGCGACATCGTCGTGCTCCAGGAGGCGCGCCAGAGACGGGCTTCCCAGGACGCCTCGCTCCCCCCCAGCCACGCCAACGCGCCCCCCCAGGGGGAGGTGACGGCCGACGCTCTGGGGCGGCTCAAGGGCTCGGTCAGCTTTGGCTACGGCCTCTTCCACCTGTGCATCTCCATGGTGCCACCGCACCTGCTGAAGATCATCAACCTGCTGGGTTTCCCCGGCGACCGGCATGAGGGCCTGTCCTCCCTCACGTACGCCAGCGAAAGCAAGGACATGAAGGCGCCCCTTGCTAC gctggCCCTGCTGTGGTACCACACGGTGGTTCTCCCCTTCTTTGCGCTGGACGGCTCTGACATGCAGGGAGGCCTGCTGGAGGCCAAGTCCATCCTGCGGAGGAAGGAAGCAGAGTACCCACACTCATCCCTCTTCATGTTCTTCAAAGGCAGGATCCAGAGGttagag TGTCAGATCAATAGTGCCTTGACGTCCTTCCATGATGCGTTGGAACTTGCTACTGATCAAAGAGAAATCCagcatgtgtgcctgtatgaAATCG GGTGGTGCAGCATGATCGAAATGAATTTCAAAGATGCGTACAAGTCCTTTGAGAGACTGAAGAATGAGTCAAGGTGGTCCCAGTGTTACTACGCCTACCTGACAGGAG TGTGCCAGGGAGCCACGGGAGACCTGGATGGGGCGACGGCTGTCTTCAAGGACGTTCAGAAACTCTTCAAGAGGAAGAACAACCAGATTGAACAGTTCTCTCTGAAGAAG gcagAAAGGTTAAGGAAGGCTCCTCCTTCAGTGGAGTTGTGCACCCTGGCCTCCATTGAGGTTCTGTACCTGTGGAAGGCCTTGCCCAACTGCTCCACCTCCAAACTGCAACTCATGAGCCAAG TTTTACTGGACGTGGAGgacccctcacacacaggcctcaGAAACCTGCTTCTTGGTGCCATTCACAAATGTCTGGGAAATACGAAGGATTCCATACAG TCATTTCAGCTGGCGGCCAGAGACGAGGCCGGGAGACAGAGCAACTCCTACATCCAGCCGTACTCCTGCTACGAGCTGGGCTGCATCCTATTGGACAACCCTGAG ACAGTGGGAAAGGGAAGAGCAGTGTTACTTCAGGCTAAG agcttggacagcacgtCTGGAaaccctgtctgccttgaaatttctgcttGGGAGAGACCTCTCCAGCTCCCGATCAGTGACCTCAAGGTCACGGTCATAAGAAACTCCAGTACAGAGAATCCAGGAATCCAAAAGTGGCATCTGCCGGCATCCAGGTTCAAACAGGCAGGAAATAGAGCGCAGACAAATCTCTGGTGGTGGCTGAGTCAGCTGAGGCAGAAGGCACTAGTGGGGTCTGTAGCAACAGGGCGTGCAGGCATAGGCTACTTCCTGGCAACTAGGGTCAACAACATCCAGGGCAAAGAGCGGGAACATCTCGTGGAGGAGGTACAAGACAGCAGGATG acccccaccagtctggcttccgtcagtgaatcacttcaTGCCGCAAGAGCTGCCTCcctgtcctctgtcctcattcttcttgatctctctgctgcctttgacactggatcactccatcctccagtcctccctgtcagcaacggggatctgcagcacagccctgaactggatcaGGCCTACCTCTCtgatcgctccttccaggttggctgggctggtacagtattgacacctcggccctgctttttttccctttacacTCCTTCCCTTCGCTGTTATCACTActcatggtctatcctaccactgctacgctga